The following nucleotide sequence is from Flavobacterium sp. N1736.
TTTTATCACAATTATTAAAATTTCAAACACATGATTTTCTATTTACATAATTGTTCCTGAATGAATCCCGATCTAAAAAATGCGTTAAAATCTTCGTCCTGTAACAGTTTTTCCGCAATAAAAAATATATTTGTCAAAACGAAAACAAACCGCGTCTTTCATCACTGACTACAAACTGAAGTGTATTAATATGGATAATGATAAATTTATTTTCTGTCTTGAAGGCGTTCCTGATGTCGATACGCAAATAGAGACTCTAGTAGTTAGAAATCTGGAAGAAATAGCCATTGATCAGGGAATTGCGAGTATTTACAAAACTTGTGATACGATCGAAGGTCTGGAAGAAAGTTTGAATGTATTGCTTTATGAAGATCATAATTTTAAGGATTATGAAATTATTTATTTAGTAATGCCGGGGGAATCCAACAATATATGCCTTCATGATTATTATTACAGCCTTGAAGAAATAGCAGAACTTTTTGAAGGAAAAATGAAAGGAAAAATTATTCATTTTGCCAATAAAAAAATACTGGACCTCAACGAAGAAGAAGCTCAATATTTTCTGGACATTACCGGTGCCCGCGCCATTTCCGGATACGGTTCTACTTATAATAAAATTGCCAGCAGCAGCACTATTGATAAAGCTTTTTTTAGTTTATATCAGGATAATGATGATCTTATCGAAGTGGTTGAAGAATTGTATCAAAAACATTATGCCTTGTGTCAGCTTCTCGATTTTAGACTATATTATTAGATGAAAACAAAAATG
It contains:
- a CDS encoding DUF6642 family protein; the protein is MDNDKFIFCLEGVPDVDTQIETLVVRNLEEIAIDQGIASIYKTCDTIEGLEESLNVLLYEDHNFKDYEIIYLVMPGESNNICLHDYYYSLEEIAELFEGKMKGKIIHFANKKILDLNEEEAQYFLDITGARAISGYGSTYNKIASSSTIDKAFFSLYQDNDDLIEVVEELYQKHYALCQLLDFRLYY